In the genome of Harpia harpyja isolate bHarHar1 unplaced genomic scaffold, bHarHar1 primary haplotype scaffold_435_ctg1, whole genome shotgun sequence, one region contains:
- the ETFB gene encoding LOW QUALITY PROTEIN: electron transfer flavoprotein subunit beta (The sequence of the model RefSeq protein was modified relative to this genomic sequence to represent the inferred CDS: deleted 1 base in 1 codon), translated as MAGLRVLVGVKRVIDYAVKCGWRRAAGGVQTQGVKHSLNPFCEIALEEAVRLRERGAAAEVVAVSVGTRACQETLRTALAVGADRGVLAEVGEGAAVGPREAAAALAGLAGRLRPHLVLLGKQAIDDDCNQTGQILAAMLDWPQGTFASRVELEGEWVRVQREVDGGLETLRLRLPAVLTADLRLNEPRYATLPNIMKAKKKPLEVMAASELGGGSPPSPPPPAGAETGRAPPSWGGGSGWRTSPALLERLRSSGRI; from the exons ATGGCGGGGCTGCGCGTGCTGGTGGGGGTGAAGCGGGTCATCGATTACGCCGTCAA gtgcgggtggcggcgggcggcggggggggtgcaGACGCAGGGGGTGAAGCACTCGCTGAACCCCTTCTGCGAGATCGCCCTGGAAGAAGCCGTCCGGCTGCgggagcggggggcggccgccgAGGTGGTGGCCGTCAGCGTGGGGACGCGCGCCTGCCAG gagacGCTGCGCACGGCGCTGGCGGTGGGTGCCGACCGGGGGGTGCTGGCGGAggtgggggagggggcggcggtgggcccgcgggaggcggcggcggcgctggccgggcTGGCGGGGCGCCTGCGCCCCCACCTCGTGCTGCTGGGCAAGCAG gccatcGACGACGACTGTAACCAGACCGGGCAGATCCTGGCCGCCATGTTGGATTGGCCCCAG GGGACCTTCGCCTCGCGGGTGGAGCTGGAGGGGGAGTGGGTGCGG GTGCAGCGGGAGGTGGACGGGGGGCTGGAGACGCTGCGCCTGCGCCTGCCCGCCGTCCTCACCGCCGACCTGCGCCTCAACGAGCCCCGCTACGCCACCCTGCCCAACATCatg aaagcCAAGAAGAAGCCCCTGGAAGTGATGGCGGCATCggaattggggggggggtccccgccgtccccccccccgcctgcggGTGCTGAAACTGGAAGAGCCCCCCCCtcgtggggggggggcagcgggtggAGGACGTCCCCCGCGCTGCTGGAGCGACTGCGCAGCAGCGGGCGCatctga